Proteins co-encoded in one Rhopalosiphum maidis isolate BTI-1 chromosome 2, ASM367621v3, whole genome shotgun sequence genomic window:
- the LOC113554884 gene encoding cuticle protein 7-like has translation MAAKLIIFAACVASALAQYPAPAYKPAYSAPAYSVPKAYAPEPAYAPAPYNFEYSVNDPHTYDVKSQSEYADGNGYVKGSYSLLEADGSTRVVEYTADDYNGFNAEVKKIDGGYKAPYSAPAYKPAYPAPAAYPAPAYPAPAYKPAPYKPAY, from the exons aTGGCCGCTAAG TTGATCATCTTCGCCGCTTGTGTGGCTTCTGCTCTTGCCCAATACCCCGCCCCGGCTTACAAACCAGCTTACTCGGCACCAGCTTACTCCGTACCAAAGGCTTACGCCCCAGAGCCCGCATACGCCCCAGCCCCATACAACTTCGAATACAGCGTAAACGACCCACACACCTACGACGTCAAGAGCCAATCCGAATACGCCGACGGTAACGGTTACGTCAAGGGATCGTACAGCCTTTTGGAAGCCGACGGTTCCACCCGCGTCGTCGAATACACCGCTGACGATTACAACGGTTTCAACGCCGAAGTCAAGAAAATCGACGGAGGATACAAGGCCCCATACAGCGCACCGGCCTACAAGCCCGCCTACCCAGCACCCGCTGCCTACCCAGCACCAGCTTACCCAGCACCGGCCTACAAGCCAGCCCCATACAAGCCAGCTTATTAA
- the LOC113554881 gene encoding cuticle protein 7-like: MAAKLIIFAACVASALAQYPAPAYKPAYPAAAYPAPAYAAPAYSAPKAYAPEPAYAPAPYNFEYSVNDPSTYDVKSQSEYADGNGYVKGSYSLLEADGSTRVVEYTADDYNGFNAEVKKIDGGYKAPYSAPAPAYKAAPAYKPAYSAPAYKPAYPAPAYKPAPYKAY; the protein is encoded by the exons ATGGCAGCTAAG TTGATCATCTTCGCCGCTTGCGTGGCCTCTGCCCTCGCTCAATACCCAGCCCCGGCTTACAAGCCCGCTTACCCGGCCGCCGCCTACCCAGCACCAGCATACGCCGCACCAGCTTACTCCGCACCAAAGGCTTACGCTCCGGAACCCGCCTACGCACCAGCCCCGTACAACTTCGAATACAGCGTAAACGACCCGTCCACATACGACGTCAAGAGCCAATCCGAATACGCCGACGGTAACGGTTACGTCAAGGGATCTTACAGCCTTTTGGAAGCCGACGGTTCCACCCGCGTCGTCGAATACACCGCTGACGACTACAACGGTTTCAACGCCGAAGTCAAGAAAATCGACGGTGGATACAAGGCCCCGTACAGCGCCCCGGCCCCGGCCTACAAAGCCGCCCCGGCCTACAAACCCGCTTACTCAGCACCGGCCTACAAGCCCGCTTACCCAGCACCGGCCTACAAGCCCGCTCCGTACAAGGCGTACTAA